One Papaver somniferum cultivar HN1 chromosome 10, ASM357369v1, whole genome shotgun sequence genomic window carries:
- the LOC113317416 gene encoding oleosin 1-like, whose amino-acid sequence MAPDKRQTVKFLTATTIGVALLVLSGLTLTGTVISLVVVTPLLVLFSPVLVPAGIVLFLTTAGFLFSGGMGVAALSALTWIYNYVSGKHPVGSDKVDHARMRLANKARDVKDRAKDYGHYVQNKAHEVAQQATS is encoded by the coding sequence ATGGCACCAGACAAACGTCAAACCGTGAAGTTCCTAACAGCAACAACAATTGGAGTAGCATTACTTGTTTTATCCGGGTTAACCTTAACCGGAACAGTTATCTCCCTAGTTGTTGTAACACCACTTTTGGTGTTGTTCAGTCCTGTTCTTGTCCCTGCTGGGATAGTTTTATTCCTAACCACAGCTGGGTTCTTATTCTCAGGTGGAATGGGTGTAGCTGCATTATCTGCATTGACATGGATCTATAACTATGTCTCAGGTAAGCATCCAGTTGGTTCAGACAAAGTTGATCATGCACGCATGAGGTTGGCTAACAAGGCTAGAGATGTTAAGGATAGAGCTAAGGATTATGGTCATTATGTTCAGAACAAGGCTCATGAGGTTGCCCAACAGGCTACTTCTTAA
- the LOC113316546 gene encoding F-box/LRR-repeat protein At4g14103-like, whose translation MEFVDRTLVLHDESNIQKCHLTTNEHMSASRVHLWIENLTRRNIQELELWLDQGKPFYIPLSLFRCESLNKLELIANNGTRLPRSFIFPKLKSLKLIGIQFTDNDCWKEQHFSNCHVLEDLILEDCTWFGVSNFCISTPTLKLWEICNLTWAEEGLQNCALEIHAPNLVSLTYCGTVAKEYVLSSFQTLESAKVHLCDYGNVLRKQHIGYAASIIDDFVNILPVFHDVDELILKEGKNTTDKSLFPFLKAVPNLRLLVFEESCIDDNKEKEHSWASHMLTAGCMFQHLQSVTFMRFSGNAREMRWVKLILKNAKALITIRLYLRSDDLINIKVLKSDFVSLPKASERCEFEFKEY comes from the exons ATGGAATTCGTGGATAGAACATTGGTTCTTCATGATGAGTCAAATATTCAGAAGTGCCATCTCACGACGAATGAGCATATGAGTGCATCTCGGGTTCATTTATGGATCGAGAATTTAACAAGGCGTAATATACAAGAGCTGGAACTCTGGTTAGATCAAGGCAAGCCTTTTTATATTCCCTTATCTCTTTTTAGATGTGAATCATTGAATAAGTTGGAGCTAATTGCAAACAATGGTACCCGTCTTCCTAGaagttttatttttccaaaactcAAGAGCCTTAAACTCATTGGAATCCAATTTACTGATAATGATTGCTGGAAAGAGCAACACTTTTCTAATTGCCATGTCCTTGAAGATTTGATTTTGGAAGACTGCACTTGGTTTGGTGTGAGTAATTTTTGTATCTCAACTCCTACACTGAAACTTTGGGAAATTTGTAACTTGACGTGGGCGGAAGAGGGTTTACAAAACTGTGCTCTCGAAATTCATGCACCAAATCTAGTGTCACTTACCTATTGTGGTACTGTGGCAAAGGAATATGTTCTTTCCAGCTTCCAAACACTAGAATCTGCAAAAGTTCACCTTTGTGATTATGGCAATGTACTAAGGAAGCAACATATAGGTTATGCTGCATCC ATTATAGATGACTTCGTAAACATACTACCAGTGTTTCATGATGTGGACGAGTTGATCCTGAAAGAAGGAAAAAATACCACTGATAAATCGCTATTTCCATTTCTCAAAGCAGTACCTAATTTGAGGTTGCTCGTATTTGAAGAG AGCTGCATTGACGACAATAAAGAAAAGGAACACAGTTGGGCTAGTCATATGTTGACTGCTGGATGCATGTTTCAACATCTACAGTCGGTGACCTTTATGCGTTTTAGCGGGAATGCGAGGGAGATGAGATGGGTGAAACTAATCTTGAAGAATGCTAAAGCATTGATAACAATTAGATTATATCTAAGAAGCGATGATCTGATAAATATAAAAGTACTCAAGTCAGATTTTGTAAGTCTTCCTAAAGCCTCCGAGAGATGTGAGTTTGAGTTTAAAGAGTACTGA